A single genomic interval of Kwoniella newhampshirensis strain CBS 13917 chromosome 12, whole genome shotgun sequence harbors:
- a CDS encoding serine-tRNA ligase produces MIDLIHFQTDKGGNPEVVRESQRKRGAPEELVDEVIAIFADHKQAQYEKEGAQRELNLLQKEIGQIKKAKGDATELLAKKAEFDKKIADLVSKTAELVQLRDQKAGLIGNIVDPANHVSLTEDDNPIMRVWHPEPNHKGNSAPGLQAEDKGTDILSHHEVLARLEAYDTDRGVKVFGHRGFYLTGDGVDLNQALISYGLDFLRTKKFRKVQPPFMIKKDIMAATAQLSEFDEALYKVSGDTDERYLIATSEQPISAMHMDENLDPKYLPKLYAGYSTCFRKEAGSHGRDTWGIFRVHQFEKVEQFIVCEPEQSPQFLDTMVENSREFYESLEIPYRVVNIVSGGLNNAASIKYDLEAWFPYQGEYKELVSCSNCTDYQSRSLNVRLGYKSKGEKTGFVHMLNGTLCATERALCCLVENYQTPEGLRIPKVLQPYMQGRDFIPFTAELPKTSTTNKAAAAAGKK; encoded by the exons ctcgtcgatgagGTTATTGCCATCTTTGCCGACCATAAGCAGG CCCAAtacgagaaggaaggagcTCAACGGGAGCTGAACCTTCTCCAGAAAGAGATTGgtcagatcaagaaggccAAGGGAGATGCTACCGAGCTgctggcgaagaaggcggagTTTGACAAGAAGATTGCGGACCTCGTCTCAAAGACAGCGGAATTGGTTCAGCTGAGAGATCAAAAAGCAGGATTGATCGGGAACATTGTTGATCCCGCGAACCACGTTTCTCTAactgag GACGACAATCCTATCATGCGAGTTTGGCACCCAGAGCCCAATCACAAGGGTAACTCCGCTCCCGGTCTCCAAGCAGAGGACAAAGGCACCGACATTCTCTCCCACCACGAGGTTCTCGCTCGTCTCGAAGCATACGACACTGATCGAGGTGTAAAAGTCTTCGGACATCGTGGATTCTACCTCACCGGCGACGGCGTGGACCTCAACCAAGCGCTCATCAGTTATGGATTGGACTTTTTGAGAACCAAGAAGTTCAGAAAAGTGCAACCCCCCTtcatgatcaagaaggataTCATGGCAGCTACTGCTCAACTGTCCGAATTCGACGAGGCTCTGTACAAGGTCTCTGGAGATACCGATGAGAGATATTTGATCGCTACCAGTGAACAACCTATCTCAGCCATGCACATGGACGAAAATCTGGATCCCAAATACCTGCCAAAACT TTACGCCGGTTACTCCACCTGTTTCAGGAAAGAGGCCGGTTCTCACGGTAGAGATACATGGGGTATTTTCCGAGTGCACCAgttcgagaaggtcgagcaA TTCATCGTCTGTGAGCCGGAGCAGTCCCCTCAATTCCTCGACACCATGGTGGAGAACTCTCGAGAATTCTACGAATCCCTCGAAATCCCTTACCGAGTGGTCAACATCGTCTCTGGCGGACTGAACAACGCTGCTTCCATCAAATACGATCTCGAAGCTTGGTTCCCCTACCAGGGAGAGTACAAGGAGCTGGTCAGTTGCTCCAATTGTACTGATTACC AGTCAAGGTCATTGAACGTGCGACTCGGATACAAGTCCAAGGGCGAGAAGACTGGTTTCGTTCACATGCTCAATGGAACACTTTGTGCTACGGAGCGAGCTTTGTGTTGTCTTGTGGAGAATTACCAAACAcccgag gGCCTCCGTATACCCAAGGTTCTCCAGCCATACATGCAAGGTCGAGACTTCATTCCTTTCACGGCGGAGTTGCCGAAGACCTCTACTACAAACaaagctgctgctgccgccGGTAAGAAGTAG